The Blastococcus sp. HT6-4 genome window below encodes:
- a CDS encoding VOC family protein, with translation MSTAESTRDLAALEAARTRIREAHLRPAGARPRSTARGLHHTALISSDVERTVRFYQDVLGFPLTELIENRDYPGSSHFFFDIGNGNLLAFFDFPGLDVGPYAEVLGGLHHLAISVDPQGWEQLVQRLTEAGVPHEVHSGVSVYFRDPDGARIELIADPLGEMYGSKVL, from the coding sequence GTGAGCACCGCCGAGAGCACCCGTGACCTGGCCGCCCTGGAGGCCGCACGCACCCGCATCCGCGAGGCGCACCTGCGCCCGGCCGGAGCGCGCCCCCGGTCGACCGCCCGGGGGCTGCACCACACCGCGCTGATCAGCAGCGACGTCGAGCGGACCGTGCGCTTCTACCAGGACGTGCTCGGCTTCCCGCTCACCGAGCTGATCGAGAACCGCGACTACCCCGGCTCCTCACACTTCTTCTTCGACATCGGCAACGGCAACCTGCTGGCCTTCTTCGACTTCCCGGGGCTGGACGTCGGCCCGTACGCCGAGGTGCTCGGTGGCCTGCACCACCTGGCCATCAGCGTCGATCCGCAGGGCTGGGAGCAGCTCGTGCAGCGGCTCACCGAGGCCGGGGTCCCGCACGAGGTGCACAGCGGGGTCTCGGTCTACTTCCGCGACCCGGACGGCGCCCGCATCGAGCTGATCGCCGACCCGCTCGGCGAGATGTACGGCTCGAAGGTCCTCTGA